The DNA sequence GTCAAACCTTTGAGGACAGAAAAGGGGAGTGGAAGTGGCTGAGGTTTTCGGCTGCAGCAAGTCCCGGCAATTCAGGAGGACCGCTTATTTCACCTGACGGAATGGTTTTGGGAATTATTACCATGAAAAGCGAAAATGAAAATTTAAACTATGCTCTTCCCTTTGCAGAAACAAAAAATATTGCAAAAAATGTAGGTACGGTCTATCTTCCTATTTTTTATAGGCTGCCTCATATTCTTGAAGAAAGTAGTTTTTATGAATACCGGAATGAACAAAAACTTCCCAAAAAACTGATTGAACTCCGTAAATCTATTATTGCTGATTATAAAAATTTTACCTTAGATATAATTAAGGACTTAAAGAAAAAATATGATTTTTCGGGTACCGAGAATTTTATGAATGGAGAAGGTGCTGTTGAGCTTTTGTATAGTTTTTGGAATCCTAGATTTCCTCTTATTTTAGCCAGAGAAGAAAATAAAAAATGGGATATGTTTTTACCTAATGATATAAAAGAATATAAGCTGCCTCAAAATGGAAATGTGATTTACGGTAAAATGCTTGGCTCTATTATGGCTATTGTAAAAAAGCCTAATGACATTGATCAAAAAAAACTTATTACTTCTCCAAAACTATATATGGATTATATTTTAACGGCATCCAGAATGTATAGATATATTGTGGGAGAAAAAATTGCAATATCTTCTTATGGGGAGCCTTCACGCAGTGAAAGTCATATTGATACTTACGGAAGAAAATGGCTGGTAAATTATTGGGAACTTCCCTTTGCCGATTCTGAGGTAATATCCTTTGCCCTGCCTATTCCGGGAGGCATCTTTGTTATAACGAGAGTCGATTCCATTTCTTCAATAAGAAACGGGCATAATCATGACTATGCATTTTTGTCGGATTATGTTCTTCCTTCTTATTCCGGAACTTTCGCCGAATGGAAAGAATTTTTAAATCTATCTCCAAAAGATTATCCCATCGATCCTATATTGTCTTCGATGAAATTTAACTTTGATTCCAAGAATATTGCTCTAAAAGCCGGCGACTATAATTTTGTAATTTCGCAAAAAGATTTTGCCGCAGATAAAGATGCAAATCTTGATCTCTCCTTGGGCTTTTTTGTAAACGATAAAAAGGCGGTCTTTGATATAAGTGCAGTTAATATGTATTCAAACTCTCGAAGCGATGATTATACATATATACGTTTTTCAAAAACCTTAAGACCGCCTGAGGATGCTCCTCAAGATTTACTTGAAGCATGGCAGCAAAAAATAAATCAAGCTGTTCCTTATAATGCGAAACCATATAATCAGAATCAGTATACATTTTATGATGAAATTCTTTTTATGGATAATATAAAAAAATCCGGCAAAGAAAAAATCAATCAATTGTATTGTATAAGTTTAGAGTTAAAACAACAGGATAGATTTGATGAAATTCAAAAATTAGCTGCCGAAATAAAAAAGAATCTTAAAATATCCGTTAAAAATAAATAAATTTGGAGGTTATTATGGCAAAAGAATTTAGAACAAAAGCCGAAATAGATTTAGGCGAAGGTTTTAAAGTTGAATGTGAGGCATCAGGCAAGAAAATTATTGCAGATGAGCCCTTGAGTTTCGGGGGAACCGATTTAGGTATGAACCCGATTGAACTTCTTCTAAGCGGTCTGGGAGCTTGCAAGTGTGTTACTTCAAAGGTCATTGCAAAGAAAAACGGTCTTAAACTGGATTATTTGGCCGTTGAATGTATCGGTTTTTTTAGACCGGGTACACCGGGACTTTCAGATATTGAAACAATATATCATATTAAGTCCGATGCTTCCGATGAAGAGCTTGAAAAATTTATGGCTTCGGTTGATGAAAGCTGTCCGGTACATGCCACAATCAAAAATCCGGCCCCGATAGCTCATAAACTGGTTAGGGTTTAATATCTACAATTTTCTTGAGTCTTAAAGATACGGATTTATTCCGTATCTTTTTGGACTTCTTGTTTTTTAGTTTTTTTCTTGCGCCTATGCTTAACCTGTTTGCCGAGTTTTGCAGAGCGTGCTTGGGCTCTCTCCATTGATACCTTAATTCCCAAATCGGTTAAAACGCTTTTTACCGCAAATTCCAATTCCTTTCTTTGAGGATTCATAGGAAGAATAAAATGCCTGCATTCCTTGTAAACATAGGTATAAACTTCTTGCGGAAGTCCCTCAGGGTTTGCAATCAGCTTTATGTAATCTTTGAGTAATGATTTTAAACATTCTCCCTGTTTTATTTGAGGTTTTAAGTTAACTTCTTTATCCAAAAGAGCAAGATTTTCTATATACATTTTTTTAAATTTTGAAGACGAATCTATAAAGGCGCATGCCCCGGGCTGCAGGTAAACATAGAGCTTAAAATCCAAAAGTTTTTTTACAATATCGCTTGCATGTCCGCTAAAAATAATCTTATTTATTTCTTCGGTTATCCTTGAAGGAGACACAAATTCCAAAAGATGGGCATTTTTTCGTATTTGAAGCTGAAGAAAAAACGGAATAGCGGAATCCGTCATTGCCGCATACTTTATAGCCCGAATCATTCTTACAGGATCTTCCGAAAAGATAAGCTGGAGTGGAATAATAGGTCTTACTTTTTTCGCTCTTATATCCTTAACGCCGTCTACATAGTCTATTACAAGCTCATGTATGGGGTCGTAATAAAGAGCATTTAAAGTAAAATCCCTTCGGTGAACGTCTTCATCTATTGTGCCGAATTTATTTCCGATACTTCCGTCTTCGGTTGATCGAAAGGTGCTTACCTCATATATTTTTTCTCCGAAAAAAATATGAACCAACCGAAAACGCCGGCCTATTACTCTTGAATTACGGAACATTTTTCGTATTTTTGAAGGTTCGGCCGAGGTCGCAATATCGAAATCCTTCGGAACATGGCCTATTAAAAGATCTCTTACTGCTCCTCCTACTATATAGGCTTCAAAACCTTGAGAATTTAAACGCTGTATAATTTTTACGGCTTCAATGTCTATTTTTTCGAGGGCAATCTTGTGCTCATCCTTAGTATAGACCAAAGCCTGCCGAACCTGTTTTCCTTCGGCATTTTGACCGTATCGAACTAACATTTTTGAATGAATATATTGCATGTAAAAAGGTTTTATGTCAATGAGTACCGCTTATTTTTGCCAAATTTCTATGGTTTTAGATAAAAAAGCCCTTTTAAAATTCGTTACAATATGATATAATGTTCCTTCTACACGTTAGGTAATTGCATATTGGAGAAGTTGCGAAAAAAAATGACAATAGATAATGCAGGACTCGGAACTATAATCTCTACAGACATAGTTGTTCTAAATGATCATGAAAGAACCTTGGTCAAATATGCTTTTGAACAATTGAATGAAGAATACAAATCCACTGTATTGGAAATAGGAAAGAAACTCATGGATTTGGAAAGAATGTCGGCTGCAATTTCACGCTTTCCTTCAATCCATGAGACAAGCGTTCTTGCAGGTGAAAAACGCAGTCAAGAAACCCTTATAGAAACTTTATGTAAAACCCCTTCCGATGCCCGTACTCTTTCAATGCCCACAAAGGCTGTATTGGGCCGCGGTTTTCTTGTCGCAAAATTCCATATTTTTTCGGCTCTAACTAA is a window from the Treponema denticola genome containing:
- a CDS encoding S1 family peptidase, producing the protein MMKFKHIFMILFFAVVFQILEAQEAVLSPEVLKKINGAVFEVVVLKPEEGKLEYEKKLPMDRIPFSIRNDKYIPIGTAFLMDDGKFYSAAHVFNLYEESFYNDYNLRSVSGEVYKVGSVLSYSVERDFIIFEAENYKHVKGEGLSVLNDFNLNTPIFSVGNALGEGIIIRNGLLTSQTFEDRKGEWKWLRFSAAASPGNSGGPLISPDGMVLGIITMKSENENLNYALPFAETKNIAKNVGTVYLPIFYRLPHILEESSFYEYRNEQKLPKKLIELRKSIIADYKNFTLDIIKDLKKKYDFSGTENFMNGEGAVELLYSFWNPRFPLILAREENKKWDMFLPNDIKEYKLPQNGNVIYGKMLGSIMAIVKKPNDIDQKKLITSPKLYMDYILTASRMYRYIVGEKIAISSYGEPSRSESHIDTYGRKWLVNYWELPFADSEVISFALPIPGGIFVITRVDSISSIRNGHNHDYAFLSDYVLPSYSGTFAEWKEFLNLSPKDYPIDPILSSMKFNFDSKNIALKAGDYNFVISQKDFAADKDANLDLSLGFFVNDKKAVFDISAVNMYSNSRSDDYTYIRFSKTLRPPEDAPQDLLEAWQQKINQAVPYNAKPYNQNQYTFYDEILFMDNIKKSGKEKINQLYCISLELKQQDRFDEIQKLAAEIKKNLKISVKNK
- a CDS encoding OsmC family protein, with amino-acid sequence MAKEFRTKAEIDLGEGFKVECEASGKKIIADEPLSFGGTDLGMNPIELLLSGLGACKCVTSKVIAKKNGLKLDYLAVECIGFFRPGTPGLSDIETIYHIKSDASDEELEKFMASVDESCPVHATIKNPAPIAHKLVRV
- the pcnB gene encoding polynucleotide adenylyltransferase PcnB, which translates into the protein MLVRYGQNAEGKQVRQALVYTKDEHKIALEKIDIEAVKIIQRLNSQGFEAYIVGGAVRDLLIGHVPKDFDIATSAEPSKIRKMFRNSRVIGRRFRLVHIFFGEKIYEVSTFRSTEDGSIGNKFGTIDEDVHRRDFTLNALYYDPIHELVIDYVDGVKDIRAKKVRPIIPLQLIFSEDPVRMIRAIKYAAMTDSAIPFFLQLQIRKNAHLLEFVSPSRITEEINKIIFSGHASDIVKKLLDFKLYVYLQPGACAFIDSSSKFKKMYIENLALLDKEVNLKPQIKQGECLKSLLKDYIKLIANPEGLPQEVYTYVYKECRHFILPMNPQRKELEFAVKSVLTDLGIKVSMERAQARSAKLGKQVKHRRKKKTKKQEVQKDTE